One segment of Daphnia magna isolate NIES linkage group LG2, ASM2063170v1.1, whole genome shotgun sequence DNA contains the following:
- the LOC123470236 gene encoding LOW QUALITY PROTEIN: platelet-activating factor acetylhydrolase IB subunit alpha2-like (The sequence of the model RefSeq protein was modified relative to this genomic sequence to represent the inferred CDS: deleted 2 bases in 1 codon) translates to MFAPLHPLNFGIGGDQTQHVLWRLSNGELDNIKPKVVVLLVGTNNHGHTADMIADGIIAVVHLIRDKQPQAHIIVMSLLPRGHLVNPLRQRNAHVNELLAQKLTLMTRVQLVNTAPDFVLPDGTISHLDMYDYLHLTPNGYRKVFEPLHDLLLQLLAESDEADETNNAQSLLHKGP, encoded by the exons ATGTTTGCTCCTCTACatcca TTAAATTTTGGCATTGGAGGGGACCAAACACAACATGTACTCTGGCGCCTATCTAATGGCGAGTTGGACAACATAAAGCCCAAG GTTGTCGTCTTACTCGTCGGTACCAATAATCACGGCCATACTGCCGACATGATTGCCGACGGCATCATAGCTGTTGTCCATCTCATCCGAGACAAACAACCCCAAGCGCACATCATCGTTATG TCGCTGCTGCCCCGTGGTCATCTGGTAAATCCTCTTCGTCAGCGCAACGCCCAT GTCAATGAGTTGCTGGCCCAGAAGCTGACGTTGATGACTCGGGTCCAGTTGGTCAATACGGCACCGGATTTTGTCTTGCCCGATGGCACCATCTCGCACTTGGACATGTACGACTATCTCCACCTGACGCCCAACGGCTACCGCAAAGTCTTCGAGCCTTTACACGACCTCCTCTTGCAACTGTTGGCCGAATCCGACGAAGCGGATGAGACCAATAACGCCCAATCGCTTCTTCACAAAGGACCTtga
- the LOC123470232 gene encoding codanin-1-like yields MCVEPDINFVTKQSQLGRLSALFSFCLSRNLVPSVFSEIQFLIQLLVLRVSPAKLKQTHLAQSLLDSVHNCVYFSAKTLEQVESIWCHVDQSILQQLRHNPRLLLFCSEWTNDKLPKLISSITNVDRIPPHKTVANVAFQTETDNRFNFASDSSFQVFRKQRDQFCEAWQIWKVNSSIPGWNMSIALQKMIQSLVDLRRDCVNYAHLARLFRLQLLNVAQLVKPVNELEEPDGPLGQLQSSDPDKLRRLRDRITNPPESRPARCIGTENDIKMHFEGDQEFFRDFILLAASPAFNEHLKNSLVSGIEDLSSSEDCDDRAQFAETIIALQVMAKFLGFLHFYPHASADHLPEHIFHHLSRLRISQREPIDLVSYIKDAFHKGRLVLVIPWVVTYLTLADPVSLCLPGFHSVLCHLIFVYRKAELAQANSFLIRILLGWLFSQSNFPLPLLAKPDDDLLIEFGNLSLATTDDQLPRLDQSRLVDSSLVHQCCPFLWSWKHLLAEFACSDAKSSGEKASLSRKITPVSAEENPSPVKAPAVKTLQQSLEENFFHNQPSSVKRTVEFVAERLASNVVRDVRHQIIPRLVLNAQATLKTWPSTAKDPVESLCLQLCVDVRNEAASAATSAIASLESTLTALLPNDLLPPVRRVCVSIASKLTQGKVLDWIQLHVTKSLFKNDLEVELAKLDKSCARRVTTPGCPTASDKPQVVHDSTTQAPSFLIDRLKTLIRQVIRDASKVTEQDLTDLLSDSEGTLHRRVDVTPIVSKCLQQLTFDLLFIVCVFQPESVGSQTITAWVAFWCKTYPSVDPAETEEPVQPPGALISTCVWQVLTPKQLLLLAQSTSPRESWNHVTTLLLQLMKSGLVRYKDVQEQAIAVVRQEWPQELLGRFATCVRDIVDWHRNKKSDPNLSTAESCEDDGLLSWLSWFCAQDDL; encoded by the exons aTGTGTGTTGAACCAGACATCAATTTTGTCACTAAGCAATCACAGCTCGGCCGTCTAAGTGccctcttttccttttgcctTTCTCGTAACTTGGTACCATCCGTATTCAGCGAGATTCAGTTCTTAATTCAGTTGCTGGTACTCCGCGTGAGTCCTGCCAAATTAAAGCAGACTCATCTGGCTCAAAGTCTACTCGATAGCGTCCACAACTGCGTATATTTTTCAGCAAAAACACTCGAACAAGTGGAAAGCATCTGGTGTCATGTCGATCAAAGTATCCTTCAGCAGCTGAGACACAATCCAAGGTTGCTTCTCTTCTGTTCCGAATGGACCAACGACAAACTGCCCAAACTAATCTCGTCGATAACGAACGTTGATAGAATTCCTCCACATAAAACTGTTGCTAATGTCGCGTTTCAGACGGAAACTGACAACAGGTTCAATTTCGCCAGCGATTCGTCCTTCCAAGTATTTCGAAAGCAACGCGATCAATTCTGCGAG GCCTGGCAAATTTGGAAAGTCAACAGCTCTATCCCCGGCTGGAACATGTCTATAGCTTTACAGAAAATGATTCAGTCATTGGTGGATTTACGTAGGGATTGCGTTAACTACGCCCATCTGGCTCGGTTGTTCCGTTTGCAATTGCTGAACGTTGCCCAGCTAGTAAAACCCGTCAACGAATTAGAAGAACCAGATGGACCTCTTGGCCAGCTCCAATCTTCCGACCCGGACAAGCTTCGTCGACTGAGGGATCGTATTACAAATCCACCTGAAAGCCGCCCAGCTCGCTGTATTGGAACTGAAAACGACATCAAAATGCACTTTGAAGGGGATCAGGAATTCTTCCGCGATTTCATCTTACTAGCCGCCAGTCCAGCATTCAATGAACACTTGAAAAACAGCCTAGTGAGCGGAATCGAAGACTTGTCTTCGAGCGAGGATTGCGATGATCGAGCTCAGTTTGCTGAAACCATCATTGCACTTCAAGTGATGGCCAAATTTTTGggttttctccatttttatcCGCACGCTTCCGCCGATCACCTTCCAGAGCACATCTTCCATCATTTGAGCAGACTGCGCATTAGTCAAAGAGAACCGATCGACCTCGTGAGCTACATCAAGGACGCTTTTCATAAAGGCCGGCTCGTGCTGGTCATACCGTGGGTCGTGACTTACCTCACGCTAGCCGATCCAGTATCTCTTTGTCTTCCGGGCTTCCATTCTGTCCTTTGTCATCTGATTTTCGTCTACCGGAAAGCTGAACTCGCTCAAGCTAATTCCTTTTTAATCCGCATTTTACTTGGATGGCTATTTAGCCAATCGAATTTCCCTCTACCGTTGCTGGCCAAGCCGGACGATGATTTGCTAATCGAGTTCGGAAATCTCTCGTTGGCAACTACTGATGACCAGCTGCCTCGGCTGGATCAATCCCGACTAGTCGATTCGAGTTTAGTTCACCAATGCTGTCCTTTCCTTTGGTCGTGGAAGCATTTGCTGGCGGAATTCGCCTGTTCGGATGCGAAAAGTAGCGGAGAAAAGGCTTCGCTAAGCCGTAAAATCACGCCCGTCTCGGCAGAAGAGAATCCATCACCAGTGAAAGCACCTGCAGTTAAAACGCTGCAACAATCGCTGGAAGAGAATTTCTTTCACAATCAACCATCTTCCGTCAAACGGACGGTTGAATTTGTGGCTGAACGGTTAGCGTCGAATGTGGTCCGCGACGTCCGTCATCAGATTATTCCTCGTTTGGTTTTAAACGCTCAAGCAACCCTCAAAACTTGGCCGTCTACCGCTAAAGATCCGGTGGAATCTCTGTGCCTTCAGCTCTGCGTGGACGTCCGCAACGAAGCTGCATCTGCTGCAACATCGGCCATTGCTTCCCTCGAGTCTACGTTGACGGCCTTACTGCCCAATGATTTACTGCCTCCCGTAAGAAGAGTCTGTGTTTCCATAGCTTCTAAATTAACTCAAGGAAAAGTTCTTGATTGGATTCAACTTCACGTCACTAAAA gtttatttaaaaacgaTCTAGAAGTCGAATTGGCCAAActagataaaagttgtgcccGTCGTGTAACTACACCAGGGTGCCCAACGGCATCTGATAAGCCGCAAGTTGTTCATGATTCAACTACTCAAGCTCCTTCGTTTCTCATTGATCGACTCAAAACATTGATCCGGCAAGTCATTCGTGACGCTTCAAAAGTGACTGAACAAGATCTGACCGACTTGCTGTCCGACTCTGAAGGCACCCTGCATAGGCGTGTTGATGTGACGCCAATCGTCTCTAAATGTCTGCAACAGTTGACGTTCGACTTACTTTTCATCGTCT GCGTCTTTCAACCTGAAAGTGTTGGATCGCAGACGATTACAGCGTGGGTCGCTTTCTGGTGCAAAACGTATCCATCCGTCGATCCAGCAGAAACAGAGGAGCCAGTCCAACCGCCCGGAGCGCTAATTTCAACTTGCGTTTGGCAAGTTTTAACGCCCAAACAGCTGTTGCTGCTGGCTCAATCAACTTCGCCGAGAGAGTCCTGGAATCACGTCACTACACTTCTCCTACAATTGATGAAAAGTGGCCTCGTTCGTTACAAAGACGTTCAGGAGCAAGCCATTGCCGTTGTCCGCCAAGAATGGCCTCAG GAGCTGCTTGGTCGATTTGCAACTTGCGTTCGGGACATTGTTGATTGGCATCGCAATAAAAAAAGTGACCCGAACCTTTCAACGGCTGAAAGCTGCGAAGACGACGGTTTATTGAGTTGGTTGTCTTGGTTTTGTGCCCAGGACGACTTGTAG
- the LOC116916174 gene encoding uncharacterized protein LOC116916174, with translation MTSGWLLAAALTALMGPVCCLRVTGFKVPNIALIGSDVELDCSFSAARNAKLYSVKWYQNHEEFYRYMFSERTPVTAFTRPGINVDLARSNNSRVTLKSVNFNSSATFRCEVSADEPDFETVYRRANMTVIQVSEDGPLINGLRDQYELNEQLNVNCTSPSITPNIGTHQTKLSWQLNRQTMDGQTIQMQSADPSQTVINLRLILTERHFDPKTGLLRLNCSFTVGRPTAIYFNRSLELSAALMHPTTVLDPRPTQRSYKSKDSRSASYSSGGRRQFRLSLVTFLAVIPYALWTCCNPC, from the exons ATGACGAGCGGTTGGCTATTGGCAGCAGCGCTCACGGCTCTGATGGGTCCAGTTTGCTGTCTTAGAGTGACGGGATTCAAGGTGCCCAATATAGCGCTGATTGGAAGCGATGTCGAACTGGACTGCTCCTTCAGCGCGGCCAGAAATGCGAAACTCTATTCAGTGAAATGGTACCAGAATCACGAGGAATTCTATCGCTACATGTTCAGCGAACGGACACCCGTCACGGCATTCACGCGTCCAGGAATCAACGTCGAC TTGGCTCGATCGAACAACAGCAGAGTGACGCTCAAATCGGTCAACTTTAACTCGTCGGCTACTTTCCGG TGCGAGGTATCGGCAGACGAGCCTGACTTTGAGACCGTTTATCGTCGAGCCAACATGACTGTCATCC AGGTTTCAGAAGATGGACCGCTCATCAACGGCCTGAGGGATCAATACGAGCTGAACGAGCAACTGAACGTTAATTGCACATCGCCGTCCATCACGCCCAACATCGGCACCCATCAGACCAAACTCTCCTGGCAGCTCAACCGACAAACG atgGACGGTCAGACGATTCAAATGCAGTCAGCCGATCCTTCTCAGACCGTCATCAACTTACGTTTGATCCTAACCGAACGCCACTTCGATCCAAAAACGGGTTTGCTTCGTCTTAACTGTTCGTTCACTGTCGGACGTCCGACCGCCATTTACTTCAATCGTAGTCTGGAACTTAGCGCCGCCCTTATGCATCCGACGACCGTACTCGATCCAAGACCAACACAGCGCTCATATAAAAGCAAAGATTCACGCTCTGCCTCCTATTCTTCAg GTGGCCGACGGCAATTTCGGCTTTCACTTGTCACGTTCCTGGCCGTCATTCCTTACGCTTTGTGGACGTGCTGCAATCCATGCTGA